A genomic stretch from Lathyrus oleraceus cultivar Zhongwan6 chromosome 2, CAAS_Psat_ZW6_1.0, whole genome shotgun sequence includes:
- the LOC127117954 gene encoding uncharacterized protein LOC127117954 isoform X1 translates to MSLDQKTREADRIYDEFEPAFDCHYDGTIDTMIFIIPGFKKEQLRVQITKPRMLRVSGERQMNEKTWRRVCKEIFIPPYSDASKMSAKFEAGVLYVKLPRLIKQQKIAPAPTQQEPQKPQQQTIPQKPNTDHASDQKKQQEPKKDIEEVTRKNEKDKEEESSRDGENKKIEKRSVTMEMVSRQRQEYVNALCRLVDEVKRQKKLVNVLLLVFLILMFGIYVKNVINSFFSGGHKHQEL, encoded by the exons ATGTCTTTGGATCAAAAAACACGCGAAGCGGATCGTATCTACGATGAATTTGAACCAGCTTTTGATTGCCATTATGATGGTACAATTGACACAATGATTTTTATCATTCCGg GATTTAAGAAGGAGCAATTGAGGGTTCAAATAACTAAACCAAGAATGTTAAGGGTGAGTGGTGAAAGACAAATGAACGAGAAAACTTGGCGTCGAGTTTGCAAAGAAATATTTATACCACCTTATTCTGATGCAAGTAAAATGTCTGCCAAATTCGAAGCTGGAGTCTTATATGTTAAACTTCCCAGACTCATCAAGCAACAAAAAATTGCTCCAGCACCAACACAACAAGAACCTCAAAAGCCTCAACAACAAACAATTCCTCAGAAACCAAACACAGATCATGCTTCTGATCAGAAAAAACAACAAGAACCAAAGAAAGATATTGAAGAAGTGACTCGAAAGAACGagaaggataaagaagaagaatCATCAAGAGATGGTGAGAATAAGAAAATTGAGAAAAGGTCAGTGACTATGGAGATGGTTTCAAGACAGAGACAAGAATATGTGAATGCATTGTGTCGTTTGGTGGATGAAGTTAAGAGGCAAAAGAAATTGGTGAATGTGTTGCTACTTGTGTTTTTGATCCTGATGTTTGGTATCTATGTTAAGAATGTAATTAACTCGTTTTTTTCAGGAGGACACAAGCACCAAGAGTTGTAA
- the LOC127117954 gene encoding uncharacterized protein LOC127117954 isoform X2 — protein sequence MSLDQKTREADRIYDEFEPAFDCHYDGFKKEQLRVQITKPRMLRVSGERQMNEKTWRRVCKEIFIPPYSDASKMSAKFEAGVLYVKLPRLIKQQKIAPAPTQQEPQKPQQQTIPQKPNTDHASDQKKQQEPKKDIEEVTRKNEKDKEEESSRDGENKKIEKRSVTMEMVSRQRQEYVNALCRLVDEVKRQKKLVNVLLLVFLILMFGIYVKNVINSFFSGGHKHQEL from the exons ATGTCTTTGGATCAAAAAACACGCGAAGCGGATCGTATCTACGATGAATTTGAACCAGCTTTTGATTGCCATTATGATG GATTTAAGAAGGAGCAATTGAGGGTTCAAATAACTAAACCAAGAATGTTAAGGGTGAGTGGTGAAAGACAAATGAACGAGAAAACTTGGCGTCGAGTTTGCAAAGAAATATTTATACCACCTTATTCTGATGCAAGTAAAATGTCTGCCAAATTCGAAGCTGGAGTCTTATATGTTAAACTTCCCAGACTCATCAAGCAACAAAAAATTGCTCCAGCACCAACACAACAAGAACCTCAAAAGCCTCAACAACAAACAATTCCTCAGAAACCAAACACAGATCATGCTTCTGATCAGAAAAAACAACAAGAACCAAAGAAAGATATTGAAGAAGTGACTCGAAAGAACGagaaggataaagaagaagaatCATCAAGAGATGGTGAGAATAAGAAAATTGAGAAAAGGTCAGTGACTATGGAGATGGTTTCAAGACAGAGACAAGAATATGTGAATGCATTGTGTCGTTTGGTGGATGAAGTTAAGAGGCAAAAGAAATTGGTGAATGTGTTGCTACTTGTGTTTTTGATCCTGATGTTTGGTATCTATGTTAAGAATGTAATTAACTCGTTTTTTTCAGGAGGACACAAGCACCAAGAGTTGTAA
- the LOC127117954 gene encoding uncharacterized protein LOC127117954 isoform X3 — MLLISFLLFIQLRGFKKEQLRVQITKPRMLRVSGERQMNEKTWRRVCKEIFIPPYSDASKMSAKFEAGVLYVKLPRLIKQQKIAPAPTQQEPQKPQQQTIPQKPNTDHASDQKKQQEPKKDIEEVTRKNEKDKEEESSRDGENKKIEKRSVTMEMVSRQRQEYVNALCRLVDEVKRQKKLVNVLLLVFLILMFGIYVKNVINSFFSGGHKHQEL; from the coding sequence GATTTAAGAAGGAGCAATTGAGGGTTCAAATAACTAAACCAAGAATGTTAAGGGTGAGTGGTGAAAGACAAATGAACGAGAAAACTTGGCGTCGAGTTTGCAAAGAAATATTTATACCACCTTATTCTGATGCAAGTAAAATGTCTGCCAAATTCGAAGCTGGAGTCTTATATGTTAAACTTCCCAGACTCATCAAGCAACAAAAAATTGCTCCAGCACCAACACAACAAGAACCTCAAAAGCCTCAACAACAAACAATTCCTCAGAAACCAAACACAGATCATGCTTCTGATCAGAAAAAACAACAAGAACCAAAGAAAGATATTGAAGAAGTGACTCGAAAGAACGagaaggataaagaagaagaatCATCAAGAGATGGTGAGAATAAGAAAATTGAGAAAAGGTCAGTGACTATGGAGATGGTTTCAAGACAGAGACAAGAATATGTGAATGCATTGTGTCGTTTGGTGGATGAAGTTAAGAGGCAAAAGAAATTGGTGAATGTGTTGCTACTTGTGTTTTTGATCCTGATGTTTGGTATCTATGTTAAGAATGTAATTAACTCGTTTTTTTCAGGAGGACACAAGCACCAAGAGTTGTAA